The Phyllopteryx taeniolatus isolate TA_2022b chromosome 7, UOR_Ptae_1.2, whole genome shotgun sequence genome has a segment encoding these proteins:
- the aldh7a1 gene encoding alpha-aminoadipic semialdehyde dehydrogenase, with protein MQHCLNLTIARYSRLLLKYKLPSVHQSAAMSNLLISQPKYTWLKELGLSEDNPGVYNGSWGGSGEVITSYCPANNEPIARVTQATMAEYEETVQKSKEAWKIWADIPAPKRGEIVRQIGDGLRKKIKVLGSLLSLEMGKIYVEGVGEVQEYIDVCDYAVGLSRMIGGPVLPSERPGHALIEQWNPVGLVGIITAFNFPVAVYGWNNALALTCGNVCLWKGAPTTPLTSVAVSKIVAEVLEQNNLPGAICSMTCGGADIGTAMAKDERVDLLSFTGSTHVGKMVGMMVQERFGRKLLELGGNNAIIVFEDADLNLVVPSAVFASVGTAGQRCTTTRRLMLHESVHDTVIERITKAYKQVRIGDPWDPSTMYGPLHTKQAVEQYLSAIEKAKQQGGTVVCGGKVMDRPGNYVEPTIITGLAHDAPVVHTETFVPILYVLKFKTEEEGFAWNNEVKQGLSSSIFTKDLGRVFRWLGPKGSDCGIVNVNIPTSGAEIGGAFGGEKHTGGGRESGSDSWKQYMRRSTCTINYSKDLPLAQGIKFE; from the coding sequence ATGCAGCACTGCCTCAACTTGACCATTGCCCGATACAGCAGGCTCCTCTTGAAGTATAAATTGCCTTCTGTTCACCAGTCAGCAGCCATGTCAAATCTTCTCATTAGCCAGCCCAAATACACTTGGCTAAAGGAGCTGGGTCTCTCTGAGGACAACCCCGGTGTTTACAATGGCAGCTGGGGAGGCAGCGGGGAGGTTATCACGTCCTACTGCCCCGCCAACAACGAGCCAATTGCCAGAGTAACCCAAGCTACAATGGCGGAGTATGAAGAAACTGTTCAGAAGTCAAAAGAAGCCTGGAAGATATGGGCGGATATTCCTGCTCCCAAAAGAGGGGAGATCGTCAGGCAGATTGGAGATGGGCtgagaaagaaaatcaaagTTCTCGGGAGTTTGTTGTCTCTAGAAATGGGAAAGATATATGTTGAAGGGGTGGGAGAAGTTCAGGAATATATTGACGTGTGTGATTACGCTGTCGGTCTGTCAAGAATGATTGGTGGGCCTGTCCTGCCTTCAGAAAGACCGGGCCATGCCCTGATCGAACAGTGGAACCCAGTTGGTCTTGTCGGCATCATCACCGCCTTCAACTTCCCTGTTGCTGTCTACGGCTGGAACAACGCCCTAGCTCTTACGTGTGGCAATGTCTGCCTGTGGAAAGGAGCGCCAACAACACCACTTACAAGCGTGGCTGTTTCAAAGATTGTCGCTGAGGTGCTGGAGCAGAACAACCTTCCAGGTGCCATCTGTTCCATGACATGTGGAGGAGCTGATATTGGCACGGCCATGGCTAAGGACGAGCGGGTGGATCTGTTGTCTTTCACCGGCAGCACTCATGTTGGCAAGATGGTGGGCATGATGGTCCAAGAAAGGTTCGGCCGCAAGCTGCTAGAGCTCGGTGGGAACAATGCTATCATTGTTTTTGAGGATGCCGACCTTAATCTGGTAGTCCCCTCTGCGGTGTTTGCATCTGTCGGAACCGCTGGCCAACGCTGCACTACCACGAGAAGGTTAATGCTGCATGAGAGCGTCCATGACACAGTGATTGAGAGGATCACCAAGGCCTATAAGCAAGTCCGCATTGGAGATCCCTGGGACCCCAGCACCATGTATGGGCCTCTGCACACTAAACAAGCAGTGGAGCAGTACCTATCTGCAATTGAGAAGGCCAAGCAGCAAGGTGGAACTGTCGTCTGTGGAGGAAAAGTGATGGACCGTCCTGGAAATTATGTGGAGCCCACCATCATCACCGGGCTGGCTCACGACGCTCCAGTTGTCCACACGGAAACGTTTGTCCCCATCCTCTACGTCCTCAAGTTTAAAACCGAGGAGGAGGGATTTGCGTGGAACAACGAGGTGAAACAGGGCCTGTCCAGCAGCATCTTTACCAAGGATCTGGGACGGGTTTTCCGCTGGCTCGGACCTAAAGGGTCCGACTGTGGCATCGTGAACGTCAACATTCCAACAAGCGGTGCTGAAATCGGAGGGGCCTTCGGTGGAGAAAAACACACAGGAGGAGGCAGAGAGTCTGGAAGTGACTCTTGGAAGCAGTACATGAGGCGCTCAACCTGCACCATCAACTACAGCAAGGATCTTCCTCTTGCACAGGGAATCAAATTTGAGTGA